From the Bos taurus isolate L1 Dominette 01449 registration number 42190680 breed Hereford chromosome 22, ARS-UCD2.0, whole genome shotgun sequence genome, one window contains:
- the CCDC12 gene encoding coiled-coil domain-containing protein 12 isoform X1 yields MRSILLHSGLAALAAFLPNWHWTKRALEPSSPAPKSSESREGGRRRVRWLAFRSSCSPILVPGLAARGSSTPWACALRGERRLGEGVVCGQDGGDCSRCGPIRGRGVAAKGTAEGPTGENRTQGEECPVRAVAEDKEDGEPNTKQLREGEEEGEKHRELRLRNYVPEDEDLKKRRVPQAKPVAVEEKVKEQLEAAKPEPVIEEVDLANLAPRKPDWDLKRDVAKKLEKLEKRTQRAIAELIRERLKGQEENLASAVATTAATEPEACDSD; encoded by the exons ATGCGCTCTATCCTCCTTCACTCAGGTCTGGCTGCTCTTGCCGCTTTTCTTCCTAATTGGCATTGGACGAAGCGAGCCTTGGAGCCTTCTTCACCGGCCCCGAAGAGTTCGGAGAGTCGCGAGGGAGGAAGAAGGCGGGTCCGTTGGTTGGCTTTCAGGTCTTCCTGCTCTCCCATTCTCGTCCCTGGATTGGCCGCGAGAGGCTCATCTACACCTTGGGCCTGCGCGCTGAGGGGCGAAagaaggttgggggagggggttgtCTGTGGGCAAGATGGCGGCGACTGCAGCCGGTGTGGGCCGATTAGAGGAAGAGGCGTTGCGGCGAAAGGAACGGCTGAAGGCCCTACGGGAGAAAACCGGACGCAAGGTGAGGAATGCCCTGTGAGAGCCGTGGCTGAG GACAAGGAAGACGGGGAGCCAAACACCAAGCAGctcagagaaggggaggaggaaggcgAGAAGCACAG GGAACTCAGGCTGCGGAACTACGTCCCAGAGGATGAGGACCTCAAGAAGAGGAGGGTGCCCCAGGCCAAGCCAGTCGCAG TGGAAGAGAAGGTGAAGGAGCAGCTGGAGGCCGCCAAGCCAGAGCCGGTCATCGAGGAAGTG GACCTGGCCAACCTCGCGCCCCGGAAGCCGGATTG GGACCTCAAGAGAGACGTAGCCAAGAAACTGGAGAAGCTGGAGAAGCGGACCCAGAGGGCCATCGCTGAGCTGATCC GCGAGAGGCTGAAGGGCCAGGAGGAGAACCTGGCTTCTGCAGTGGCCACCACCGCCGCCACCGAGCCAGAGGCCTGTGACTCCGACTGA
- the CCDC12 gene encoding coiled-coil domain-containing protein 12 produces MAATAAGVGRLEEEALRRKERLKALREKTGRKDKEDGEPNTKQLREGEEEGEKHRELRLRNYVPEDEDLKKRRVPQAKPVAVEEKVKEQLEAAKPEPVIEEVDLANLAPRKPDWDLKRDVAKKLEKLEKRTQRAIAELIRERLKGQEENLASAVATTAATEPEACDSD; encoded by the exons ATGGCGGCGACTGCAGCCGGTGTGGGCCGATTAGAGGAAGAGGCGTTGCGGCGAAAGGAACGGCTGAAGGCCCTACGGGAGAAAACCGGACGCAAG GACAAGGAAGACGGGGAGCCAAACACCAAGCAGctcagagaaggggaggaggaaggcgAGAAGCACAG GGAACTCAGGCTGCGGAACTACGTCCCAGAGGATGAGGACCTCAAGAAGAGGAGGGTGCCCCAGGCCAAGCCAGTCGCAG TGGAAGAGAAGGTGAAGGAGCAGCTGGAGGCCGCCAAGCCAGAGCCGGTCATCGAGGAAGTG GACCTGGCCAACCTCGCGCCCCGGAAGCCGGATTG GGACCTCAAGAGAGACGTAGCCAAGAAACTGGAGAAGCTGGAGAAGCGGACCCAGAGGGCCATCGCTGAGCTGATCC GCGAGAGGCTGAAGGGCCAGGAGGAGAACCTGGCTTCTGCAGTGGCCACCACCGCCGCCACCGAGCCAGAGGCCTGTGACTCCGACTGA
- the CCDC12 gene encoding coiled-coil domain-containing protein 12 isoform X2 translates to MRKSRPERLNDLPKVTQQGEIKAMSCAFCRRCQAQGRFPVAGASDRLLETCSRESKDKEDGEPNTKQLREGEEEGEKHRELRLRNYVPEDEDLKKRRVPQAKPVAVEEKVKEQLEAAKPEPVIEEVDLANLAPRKPDWDLKRDVAKKLEKLEKRTQRAIAELIRERLKGQEENLASAVATTAATEPEACDSD, encoded by the exons ATGAGAAAATCCAGACCAGAGAGGttgaatgacttgcccaaggtcacacagcaaggtgAAATCAAGGCCATGAGCTGTGCCTTCTGTAGGCGGTGTCAGGCCCAAGG CAGGTTCCCCGTGGCAGGAGCTTCCGATCGTCTCCTAGAAACATGCTCCAGAGAGTCAAAG GACAAGGAAGACGGGGAGCCAAACACCAAGCAGctcagagaaggggaggaggaaggcgAGAAGCACAG GGAACTCAGGCTGCGGAACTACGTCCCAGAGGATGAGGACCTCAAGAAGAGGAGGGTGCCCCAGGCCAAGCCAGTCGCAG TGGAAGAGAAGGTGAAGGAGCAGCTGGAGGCCGCCAAGCCAGAGCCGGTCATCGAGGAAGTG GACCTGGCCAACCTCGCGCCCCGGAAGCCGGATTG GGACCTCAAGAGAGACGTAGCCAAGAAACTGGAGAAGCTGGAGAAGCGGACCCAGAGGGCCATCGCTGAGCTGATCC GCGAGAGGCTGAAGGGCCAGGAGGAGAACCTGGCTTCTGCAGTGGCCACCACCGCCGCCACCGAGCCAGAGGCCTGTGACTCCGACTGA